The DNA segment GGTTTGTACTTATTATCAAACCTAAGCATTTACAAATGATAATATACTATGGTTACATTATTGAAAATCAAAGATGGCCACAAAGTATTAAAATACCGTGAAccagtaaaaactaaaaactatacATTGGACAAGTGAAAACTATACTATTTATATAGAGAGTGTAATATACTACTTAAGATATACTCTTATATTCTtcacttatttatatattatttccttaaaataaattaaacactGTTATGCTTTCATACTTGATATTTCGTTTCTATATCCTTTTGTGTGACTGGTtgtaaacacaaaattttatttaatacaaaaaaaattgcataataAGACTTGAAGTTGTGTATCATAATACACTAAAATTAGTTATTTACCAACTAAGCTAGCGCAGTTTAGTCaatgttataaattaaatagaaaacaataaatattgaagggaaaaattattcaatttttCAGGGAGAGTGAGGATGGTGGAGAAGAAAttaccgtttttttttttttggaaaaggaAGATGActgtgtaaaatatatataagaatgtGTACTTTTATTGAATAAAACAACCAtcaataaatcttaaaaaagaattaaatcTTTGAAAAAATATAGCATAATTTGGAAATATGATAAAGAAAACACCATAAATCTATAAAAACATTTAGCAGATAGCTTCGACGGCGAGCCTTCTAGCAGCACCACTGCAATCTGGTGCTCCAAACTTTTCTGTTGAGACATCAATGGAACACTTCTCTTTTCCAACACATTCTTGTGTGAGAATATCAACCGTGTTATTACTTGATTCACAAGTTCCTTTTACAAAAGATCCGCAATTGCCATTTGGGTTACCAAAGGATGCAAATTTGATGGCAGAAATGGGTTTTCTATCGCATAAAAGCTCAATAATATTTTTCTCGTAGACGTTAGCACATACACTTCCCACTCTAGTAGTTTGAAAACTGACAAGCGATGGGTTTCCTCCCATCTCCTCAAACAAAACTAGTGTGTTATCTCCTTCTGCATTCAAGAAAGAACGAGGAACATGGTACCTGTTCaagaaaagaacaaagaaaaaaaaatcccagTAAAGATTCTCAGGTTTAACCTTAATATATTTGATTCTAGAACCTAATAAGATGTGAAAAATGTACCATCTTTGTGTGGGTTCACCACAATTGGTCAGACATTTTTCAGCATGATAAGCACCTCTATAATTACAATTTGCATCACAACCATTTTCGCTTGAAATGAATGCCGGCCAATAACGTCCAATGTTGTTTCCATTGACCCAAGCTGTACCTTTTCCAAGTCCCATAAGATCGACAACAACCGGATCATTTCCCAAGGGAGACTTGAATGTAGTctgaaagaaaaaatggaatgaGGTGATATGATATTAAATCAACAAGTGTTAGGTTTGTTATCTTATAGATAATAACATCTCTTTACCTTATACCATGTCATGGTTCGGTTAAACGGTACACTTTCAACTGACCATTTAGACATTGATTCTGTTCTAAAGAGTTGGCTCTCAAACCCAATTAAACCGGTTTTATAGCTCCATTTATGAGCAGACAAGTCTTTAACTATAGTTTCATCACCATTTCTTCCAGTAATAAAAATGGGTCCAGTGATTCCAGCCGGCTTACTTTCAAAGAAAGCACCATAGTTCTATCCAAAAAGAGttgacaaaattttattttcagttaatttttttttaaaagagttttaactttaaaaaatacaagaaaaaataatatctaaaaaCTTACCGCAAGTCCCACAGTTATGCTAAGAAGAGCAATGACATTACAGCCAGACTTAAACTTCACATCTTTCTCAAATACATAGTTAAATTTATCATTCTCAGCGTGTTGACtacctaaaaatataaatcaaatactttttcgtAAGTTGGTGTTATTGAGATTTGTAAAACGTATATAGGAGATTCTTACCAATATGTTTTCCATTGACAAAAGCGTGAAGGACATGAGCAGTACTGTTGACGCGAAGAGACATGTTTTTACCCAAAAATGGATCTCGTTTTTTAAACTTAACGGTAGTCATGTACCATAGATAATCACTTTGGTCATTGGTTACTACTTTCTGATCAAATAGTTGTGTCTGTGTAGATTCTCCTTTTCCTTTCAAAAGGAAGTTGTCCATGTTCTCTGGTCTCCATGACCATTTAAGAGTTGAAGGGGTATCCTCAGCTTCATTTGGCTTCTTAACCATCATTGAAGTTTGAGTGGTAATCTGAAAATattaaaccaacaaaaaaatgaattttggtTACAACTTTAAATGAATAATGGTTGTTAGTATGAAAAATTTTAATCCacaaaagaaaatgtaaaatagaaaaCCTTTGCGGTGTTATAAGCCTCATTTTTGCAATCCGGTAAAATGGTAACAGACCAAGCCGGGACAACGTAAGATTCTCCTTGGAAACTAATTGTTGCATCTGATTTTTCATTTCCATTTCCAAAAAAGCAGCTTGATCCTTCTTCAGTTTTATATATTGTTGCCTATGTAATATTTTCATGATAAGTAACTAGTTCAAGAATAACATGTACAATagtgataaaaataaatagcaatAATATTACCGATGCAGAGTTTCCAAAGTCAATGGTGGAGATGTTTCCGTATGTGAGAGTTCTCTCCATAGAGTGAAGAACATCATGAAGTTGTTTCAAATGCCCGTATTTTGGTTGATTCAAGTTACCTAATCGATTTTCCCATGTTAGTAAAAATAGaaacttctaaaatatttttaaatatgaaaatactttaaatttacCATATTCGTCAAGGGGAGCATCATAATCATATGAAGTTGTGATGTATGGACCACCTGCAGTTCTGTCAAAGTTGGTGCCTCCATGGTACtacaataataaaaacatttcaatTACTCTTTCTAGTTAATGTCGATTTTCTGTGagcttattttaataaataaattaaatttcattattataatttaccatataataattattaaaagttCCTCCTCTTTGGAAGAATCTTGCAACAGAAAATGCAACATCTTCGGTTGTTCTATGGGGATTTTTGCCACCCCATTGCTTAAACCTAAACaaagaaaagacaaaataaatatattatgataaaatatttacaaaataataaaaatataatcatacTGAAAATAAAACTTACCATCCGGTCCAATTCTCAGTCCACATCTTAGGAGTGTTGGGATTGTTTGGTACAAAATTGTCACAATAAAATCCATTACATGTATTCaactataaaaacaaaaacgatttaaaatagttaacctttgaatatattaaataaatattcattataaCTAGACTGATCTATTACCATAGGCTGAGGAGCATCATTTTGTTGACACATTATCCATGGAACACCAACATCAAGAGACTGAGCCATGTTTGCACACCACTTAATGTATGCTTTACCCGATTCTCCATAGGGTCCCATTACATTTCCATACTCATTTTCTATCTGCaagattaataaaacaaaaaaaaaacataaatattgttaagaattatatataacattacaAAACACCACATAATCTATTTAAAAGATTAAATCAATTACCTGAGCAAGAATAATTGGGCCACCTTGTGAtgcaaataaattttctttcttgACCATGTCTACTATCATAGTTGTGAAGTTTTGCATCTCATCCTATACATAAATCATTCatataaaatctaattaaaaattaacacCGCATATATGATCAAAAGAATATTGATTATCAAGTAAGACTACCATAAATGCTTTATTTGTAGTTCTGAACACCATTCCAGACATGTTGTGCAGCCAAATTGGGAATCCtctgtttaaaattattaaaaagtttgcaggtcaaaaaaattacatgagAAACAATAATATCATCAAACAAGAAGGAAACTCATTATGAtcatctattaaaaaatatactatagTTAAAAGACTAGTACTCACATTTACGATACCTAAGTTTTGGTATActgattaataaaatcaattcaTAGGACCATTTATCGACCAAAACATTGTATCGAAAACCGTACTATCACCATACAAGAAGCTAACTTattatgaaaatgtattaaactGGTATATATTGAAATTAAAGAGACTAGCTAAATCCATTTTAGTATATTACCCGTAATTCCACTCAGCACATGCATATGGTCCTATGCGAAGAACACCATACAATCCTTCATCTTGAATGGTTTTCAGGAATCGAATAAGATCTAATTTTCCAGAAAAATCATATTGACGGCGAGTAGGCTCATGCGCATTCCAGAAGACATATGTTTCGATCGCATCAAGACCTCCTTCTTTACTTTTTTTGATAAGATCTGGCCACATCtaaagatattaacaaaaaagattataatTAGTAGTAAACATAAAAGACTAAGACCACATGCACATACTGTTTGATGTAAGGTAGAATTAAATACCTCAGGAGTGCTTCTAGGATAATGAATCGAACCAGAAAGGAGAACTCGGCGGTGACCATCAATGGTAATGGCTCGGCCATCATGAGAAACGATTGTGGCATAGACATTACTTacgaaaagaaaacataaaagaaatcgTAGAAAAACCATATTTActtagaaaaatgttttttgaatGAAGAAATATGAAAGGAAACAAAGCTTTTTATAGGAGTATAAAATCATTACCTAAAGataatatgtataattatagatattctgaaaaaacaaaattgtaactgtcatattatttaaagtataaattttgtttgtcttttaactaactttttgaattttgtaaccAATAGAAATTCATTTATCCTGATTTTCAACTTAAATTTGATTTGGATAATAACAGATTTTATGCCAAAAATCTGAATCGATGTAGCTTGgttgttgaaatttgttttcaattcattatattttaaaacatgtctgaacatgaaaaaatatttgttttttttttaataatgtaaatattaaaagaatcatagttatttatatgttttcatttaatttttaaaccagTTTAAGTctgagtaatttttttaatactttccATTTTTTACAAatgtgataaaaataattttcttgacGACCTCTctttttatataacaaatatcTTCTTTGTGTTAATCAATTTGTGTATGAGCATTGAATAAATGTTATCATAACACTTGAAACTACTTTGACTAATATATTAATAGTCAACctccaaaatttaattattccCAAAAATCTActaattattttggttataccttatatttctctaactatataaCATTCAATGCATTTAATTAGTCCTAACAGCTTTTAATTAGTACTCGACTAACTTAGCTTTTTAATTATTACTCGACTAATTTTTGTGGACCAAGTTTATAAATCATCTGTTGGACGTATACTAAGTGGACCAAAGAATTATACATATGTACAAatccaatatactaaaatatcatCATCTCTTCGGAAAAGACCCGAAATACCCAaaataatatctaaaaatattcaattagcaaaacaattatccaaaatctgatcTGAGGACTCGAAACAACCAAAACATTTCCCCGAATACCCAAATTATATTtgtgaaaatatgaaattttacccTAAACTCGAAACCATAACCACAAACTCTAACCCAAAACATAAAAAGTATTCGTAATACCAAAAGTATACTATAATActcaaatataactaatatatactagaaattttgggtatttcaaATATCTGATGGGGTCTTGGGTAGGACATAGACCCGAAACAAGACCCGTAGGTCAATTTTTTTACCTGATAGGTAATTTAGCCTAGACTTGAATCGAGCCTGTAATTTTTGGTCTGTTCTGATTCAGATTTTGTGAGAGTAAAATAATCAAGCACATGAAAAActacatgtatttatatttttttaattatattttatagaatAAACGCGTGCTTTCAAGCCCGGTCAACCAACTTAAATGAAAAGAAcgaaattttacattttagcCTTAATAGTtactagaaaacaaaaagaatagttCGTTCAATTTAGAGGAACTGTTGCAACtaaatatctttttaaaaaataattaatcattttttctcaattcttatACCTAAAATTATACTCACTATGttcctaaatataagatgtttaggaAAAAACACACATATTAAAGAAATTGTTTTTTGTCTTGAAAGTACcattaaaagtataaaataattgtattcaaccaattacaaaatatattattaaatataattggttacgcagtttttaataaagtaaaagttaCCAAGAAAGttgaaaacatcttatatattggaacatcaaattttttttggaacatcctacatttaggaacagagggagtatgtgttgttcaaaaaataaGACTTAAAATTATATGTCAATCTAAGTTAACAACATAATTGTAAAGACATCTTAAATTTTATACCAATGAAAGTAAAACATTAATCAGTTATTgtgatttagttatttataaatatttaaatatgtatatgacTTTTTAGATATCACTTATTATTTTGGTTGATGCAATTCTAATTAAATTAACActtggtttttatttttctactttttcctataaatatataattaattatacacatgttataaaatatatctacAAACTACTAGGAtgaatcaaattaaatatatatatatatatctgagtTTAGTTTATTTAAAACAACATAAATTGTGATCTAATTcgaaaataaatacaaactaatatatcaaaaagaaaaactgaaCCAACCTTAATTATTATACATGAAATCACATATTTAATTGAGATAATTTAAATACATTATTCTATTTACTTTTCATATGTTTAGAATATaaaatggtttaaaatttatcaacAAATACAAATAGCAGATTAATTAATTgtagttaattattttataatatatgtgtatGATTGTATGAACATGGAATAATCACCTCGTATAAAATTGATTGTAAAGCAATTATGAAGACAATACTCCTCATCCCTTTGGCTCCGATAATCGAGGAACTATATTACTCCGGAGTAAAATTGTTCTTGTTTGTTGGAAAATCGGAGAGTTAATTCACCTTGTTTTGGTTAACGTAGCATTATGACCACAAAACCACTGTTTATGTTGGGTTTACGCAAAACCATTGGATTGGGCATCAACACAAAAATGTGGAGTGGATCATGGGTTTCAGATTCGAAAGCCCGTCCACGGAGAGCCTCCGACCTTGTAGCTTACCGACACCCCCTCAGCTCCTTGTTCTTTCGTTTACAAGACGTGTTAATAAGACGtaagttatttttcttttacatgaATTCTGTCATCTAGAGGATATAGTTTCGATCCTTATTGTGAATTTTGAAACGTAGTTGTTATTGGTACGTAGACAAGCAAGCGTGGAACCATAGAATAAGTCTTCATATCACAGAGCAGAGCAGCATCACAACCAAACAATAAAATCAGCGAATGCATAATAATTACCGAGTGAAATAGGGCAATTATCGAATGATTGGAATTTACAAGGAATGGTGAAGACGAAAGGTAGAgagaccaacaaaaaaaaatcagaaccaAAGTTTACTTATACCAGCCCTATACCCACACGAATTCTTGATATTCCATCAGGATTAGACAAGCATCACcaaagtataaataaaaaagacaaggaaaggaaacattttgtttttctgACTCGACTTGGGGACTCTACACAGCAAATACAATGCAAAAGCATTTCTCTtgtgttgatcatctctcctctACTTGTTGCGTTTATATTGATAGATAGTCCTTCTCCTCCCCCAACTGCCCTACTTGTTTCTCTTTAGAAGACATCCGGATTGAATCTTTGCGGCATCATAGAGCTGCCGTGTTCcatttgctccagttgcaaTTTCAATGCGTAGTTGTTCACCTGCATTTTGTAACTTTCTATTATCATTCCACTCTTTAACCATAGGAGACCATCAAAAATAGGGAACATTCACCAATCTGACAGACTTTAATATTGCtcattgaaaaagaaaaaatcttaaattcaGGATGTGAATATTCAACATATACATGGCAATGCAACCATCAGTATATAAAAGGAGTATCTCTATGGCTTACCTCCAAATTTCGGACCTTCTCCTGGTACTGAGGAATCAGCTGCTTAAAAAACTCTAGCTGCTGGTTCGCATCTTCTAACGCCTTCTGCCGCTCATGCTGTATAGCAACAGCACGTTTCAGCACCGTGTTGTCCTTCATCAAGGCTTCCACTTGTTGCTGCACTGCCACACTCTCCTGCAAAACCAGAAGAGGGTGTTAATttaaccccaaaaaaaaaaagacaaggaCAATCTTCCTTGGTACTACAATAGTCAATGATGGTTCAAAACTACTACGTCTTAACAACAACACTGACTGAACTAGAAACTGTCCTCCTAATACAAACTATACGATAGTTTAAATGAAACTTAGCTATAGTAGAATGGCATTATACCTCTTGGAATTTTTTACCGGCTTCTTCGTGAGCACGTGCGCTCAACGTCTTCTCTAAAGCCTCCAAGACTCTTTCAGCACGGAACTTGGCATCATCTTGACCACTAGATTGCGTAACTTCCCTCACTAACAACGCAACCCAGTCATCACCACTCGCTGTAAAAGTCCCAGTCTCCTTATTAGCAGCAGCCAAATCTTGAGCTCTCTTCTCCTCCTCAGCAGATACCAAAGCGTACAAACTTTTCATAGCAGCACTCAAATCACTCCCATGTTCTTCCAACGCCTCCACAAGtacctaattaaaaaaaaaaccttccgAATCTAATTAAATTTCAAGAATCGCCAATCCGATTAAACTCAATCTAACATACTTAATTGCAAAAAGGTAAAGCTAGATCGAAAGGAACAAAGGCATAC comes from the Brassica napus cultivar Da-Ae chromosome A7, Da-Ae, whole genome shotgun sequence genome and includes:
- the LOC106353354 gene encoding uncharacterized protein LOC106353354, translated to MSAVYCGSKRSYFDDTPSPPPSSKRFRCYSPSNSPSWSSSSPSSSLDQLRAAFPHLELTVLVEALEEHGSDLSAAMKSLYALVSAEEEKRAQDLAAANKETGTFTASGDDWVALLVREVTQSSGQDDAKFRAERVLEALEKTLSARAHEEAGKKFQEESVAVQQQVEALMKDNTVLKRAVAIQHERQKALEDANQQLEFFKQLIPQYQEKVRNLEVNNYALKLQLEQMEHGSSMMPQRFNPDVF
- the LOC106356884 gene encoding beta-galactosidase 15-like, which codes for MVKKENLFASQGGPIILAQIENEYGNVMGPYGESGKAYIKWCANMAQSLDVGVPWIMCQQNDAPQPMLNTCNGFYCDNFVPNNPNTPKMWTENWTGWFKQWGGKNPHRTTEDVAFSVARFFQRGGTFNNYYMYHGGTNFDRTAGGPYITTSYDYDAPLDEYGNLNQPKYGHLKQLHDVLHSMERTLTYGNISTIDFGNSASATIYKTEEGSSCFFGNGNEKSDATISFQGESYVVPAWSVTILPDCKNEAYNTAKITTQTSMMVKKPNEAEDTPSTLKWSWRPENMDNFLLKGKGESTQTQLFDQKVVTNDQSDYLWYMTTVKFKKRDPFLGKNMSLRVNSTAHVLHAFVNGKHIGSQHAENDKFNYVFEKDVKFKSGCNVIALLSITVGLANYGAFFESKPAGITGPIFITGRNGDETIVKDLSAHKWSYKTGLIGFESQLFRTESMSKWSVESVPFNRTMTWYKTTFKSPLGNDPVVVDLMGLGKGTAWVNGNNIGRYWPAFISSENGCDANCNYRGAYHAEKCLTNCGEPTQRWYHVPRSFLNAEGDNTLVLFEEMGGNPSLVSFQTTRVGSVCANVYEKNIIELLCDRKPISAIKFASFGNPNGNCGSFVKGTCESSNNTVDILTQECVGKEKCSIDVSTEKFGAPDCSGAARRLAVEAIC